CAAATATCTCACCCGATTTCTTCCCTTCCCAAATTAAATCATATTTCCATCATCAGATCTAACACCTTGCAGCAAAAGAAGAAGCAGGCTTGAGTAGATCTGTGACAACAAAGATCTGAAACCCAAATCCTAGAAACAGATGGGGAGAGGAGGATGGACAGGGAGCAAAGgagattgggaggaggaggatgctcACCATAGGACTGCAACAAAGGCTGCTATTGCGTTGCCAGCAGGGGAGGAGAAAAAGTGGTGTGCGTGAGCCATGGCCAATGCGAAGCTGCCCACTGGGAACCGCTGGTGATTGACCATCACTGACCAGGAGAAGGGGAAAGGAGGagaacagagagggagagagagatagagagggcggcgacggggagcaggagagggagggagatggGGGACACCGCGCGTGACGCCCTGAGGTCGTTTAAGACCTTGAACATCCTCCCAAGCTCGACGACGTTCGCTGCAGCGCACGGAGCCTGACGGTGTTGTGCTTGGCCTTCCGTAGCACGTCGAGGAGCTCCACCGGCACGCTCTCCCGTGCCCACGCCACCTCCTCACCGTCGACCTCGTCGAGTCGCCCCTCCTCTGTGTACAAGGCGATGGGGACACGGCCCGCGGTCCAGCGGGGGCCGACCTGGGCACACGGCGCCCGTCGCTCGTCTCCATGCGTTGTAGCAGCCACGCCGTGGCCTGCCGGCATGCGCCCCTCCTCCGAGCTGCGCCCCACATCGGATTTGGATCCTACGggagcgtgcggcggcggcggagagcaggagcggcggcggcggggatggacGTTGGAGgcaggcggaggtggcggcggggaggcagacagaggagaaggggagagagggcggcggcagggTCGCAGGGAGGTGGGGAGGGGAGCGAGGGGGCTGCGGGAGGGTTTTTTTGCAAAAGCGTCTCACAGGGGGCGGTTTGTAAAAATAATAGAAATatcgaattttcccttcttCGCATTGAATTAAATGTTAACACGAGAATCTATATGAAAAATATAAGAACacattttttgtttattttgaatGTGCTGCACTAAGTTTTGATTTTTAGAAAAGTGAAGggtgtttttgaaaaataacCGGCGCTTGGGCATGTCGACGCGCGTCCAATCTTTGCCGTGAAGAGCGGAGGGAGCAGCAAAGAGGGGTAGGTTTTAACCATTGCGATTTCAAAAATGTTCAGCTGGAGTTCTACCAAACTATTCATTTTAGGGCAATTTCAAGCAAGGAGACGCACCTAAAGCCTCTTCCGGTTTCCACTGAAGAGGTGGAGCCACGAAACGTGGCTCTAAACAGTTCCGTGAGTAGAAATCAATACTAGAAACTGTTTTGCCAAATGTTTTCAAAATGACTCCAGCTCCACTAGAGAATCTGCTCCACTCGAAAAGCCAGAGCTAGAGGCGTTTTTGGAGTAGCCGGAACCCTGCCAgatctgaagaaaaaaatgcATTTTAAGGTTGGATCCCATAGAACTAACGCCATGCATAGAACCAACAATACAATTTGGAACCATGCATACAAAAACGTCATACATAGCCGCCCTATGTGAGAActgcccaatttgatactattttaaacaaaccgccggtcattatcatccagatgagagttaacatgtgcttgccggagagtgtgccacgtgttatcccacatctagagacacgaataaccgacacgtcattcatccaaaataatatcaaatccggtagccccggtatgtgctccaacatacgcccagaatccgcatatgcacataccgtttacaatcgaatacatcgccaaaaAACCACAAAGAACAATTTTACTTTACCAGAGTTcaaaacttaatattacaaATTCAATATAGGAGGGTTCGACTAACTtccattacaagccttgggctcacgaaagtcatattaaacagaaacataaagtttattgcatttacatgctctcacgaaactcgattacgataaagacttactaaagtaataacgccttgctcaaggacatcattataGCCACCACGACCTATTCTTCCGccgcgtttggatcagcggggtagaagtggccaaacaccacttctggctcacctgcaactaggtttaaaagcaacctgagtacaaaaggtactcgcaagacttacgcgattaaatatataaggatcatgcaatggctcaagtaaaagctttaaggttaagtaattcttgcataagcattagctctctacactatcacctatcagaattaattaatcttgcacaaccccaaacacttttagttgattaagagagtagtATAATCCATAACTGATCATAGCTGTAACATAAACCAAACCCATCATAAACGATATTCTAAgaggagttcatgggttaaagagcttgctcataaccgagagtgcggcaattcgaattgattataaccttgcaagggtgtactactttacccacacgacgcgagtaccatgcgactcacccaaccaatcacgccgggcaagggggtactcatgtcaaccgttcccagaaaggctcgatcattgaacctcacacctagattacgagtagagacttagttccaccagggacatctctaaactttcctacacataggtccacctggggacacactaagcctctctgcatagcccgtagccacgtatctaggactgcacatcaacgatcaagtcaaagaaggtaattggcttatccattccattatattggatatgtggtagcacggaaatgTGCTCAAAACCGATgtcgtccactcggtccttaatcgaatCTCGGTACTCCCACTTCACCACCACCTAACccaaaccagtgcgatcaaggattatcagtaaatgtgatcctccaaaccattcatgtctagcgagcaatagaagtattctaagcaggactaagcatctagtcaagttaagtaattaactaactaactagtgccaagaacaaggataacaaatcaaggaatgACTATGCATCAAGATGGGTACaacaatgcaatacatacatactatacatATATAGCCCACAATACCCAAGTGGAATAGCTAAACTAAAacagattaaataggtgcaaggaatatgcttagctgcttgccttggttaacttccagctcgaccacgaacgggattccgggttcaggctccacggactcggtgggctccacgggttcgacctccgacggctcggtcactaaaatgcatgaatgcgatgcaagaattaagaaatgaactaaacagcaagcataaatcatgaaataatttgagcatGTAGAGAACAAAAtaaggaactcatgaaaattggttttgtagtaaaagcattttcctataagcAATCATAAATAGAATagttttcagccactctaaacaagGTAAATCAGAAAAGGAAAGGCATACaaacttaactaaacaaatccaagaaaattatattagatactaggcatgaaaacaaagctaacaaaactggttttactattttctcactttccagcaaaaagttctatattaaaccattttcagacaaaGCATAAGAAAACAACCTAAAACTTTGATAAACTGCAAGGAatcatgtgaacaagttgcaccactgaaaactacacctcacaaggagtctaacaaaatttagtttgaaatttttagagcaatacacaaataaataagaattaaactcacttttgcaagataaaactatagataaatctatagcaaggtaacatgcaaaacaatatttttcttgagtagatctaagctagaggaatccaacaaaacaagtttcataatttttagagctatacatgaatttctatggattttacAAGGTTGCAGATAAATAAATCCTAAAGAAACCATAGCAAAAACGCTAGGTACACCCGGATCCGGCCACACCCGTCAGccagaggccgacaggtgggccccatgGGAAGGCGCCCcacccaggccgggtcaaggcaaggcCAGAGGCCTTGACCCGCCCGGGAGCACGCGGCACGACGCGCGCTCgcacgcgcggcgacggcgcgaagcggcgcggcgaggcagggccAGAGCGGGCCGGGGAAGGCGCGCATGGGgacgaggaggtggcggcgagcctcaccggtGGTGGCGCAGGACGGCGCGACGGCGTTGGACGGCCGCGACGGCGTTGGACGGCCGCGGGCGGAGGAGAGCGGCGGTGGCCCTGTGCAGTGAGGGAGGAGGCCGGGTTAGGGGTGGAATCGAAGGAGGACGACGAGAGGAAGCTTCCTacgcgaggaatcgaggcggcgctcaccggagacggcgaatcgcggcggcgatgggAGCTCGGCCGGCGGCAACAATGGGGATTTGGGTTAGGGTTTGCGGGGTAAAGGGGAAGGATGAGGCCGCGGTGTCGTCGTGGGAGGATAAGGGCGAGCGGAGGACGCGCGCGTCACGAAAgtcgaggatggccggcacgtggcggtgttggccggcggcggcgacgcgtgcggcgcgcggcgaggcaaaacagagagagggaggggaggagaggctGACAAGCGGGCCCGGCGTGggatttttattttcctttccttttttctgGGCTGTGACACCCTCAAAGGCCCATACCTGGCTACCTCTCTCCTATTCCGGCCAGATGCTGTACTTTAATCCTACGGTGTATAATTCATGAACGAATCATAAATATTAGAAGATGTGTCCGAAGTTTCCTTCCGGAAGATGCATAGGATTTCCCGGGCGGCACCCCGTATCGTGGATCTAGCAATCACGGCCCAACTCCTTGTGGCCGTGTATCACTTTTCAGCCTCAGCCCAACCTGGCCCAAATTGGTGGATTCTCCTCGGCCCGGTGTGTGTTGTCAGGCTATCCCGGTATCCTTGTCCTTGCACCGAGATTCTTGCGCAACGCGCAGGAAAGGAGAGACACCGACGACGGTCGTGACTCGTGCGTCACTGCGTCAGCGATGGCGACGGGAGGAGCAGAGCAAGCGAGGCCCCGCGTCCCGTTCCGTACGTGTCCGGCGAGCAAGCCCTTTGGTCCACGACGGGTCTCCGGCCGGCTACACCAACAGATGAACACGTACGTACGGCTAGCTCCATTCGAACTCATCATCACCGTCCGATCCATGTCATTCTacggcggcggtggggtggGGTACGGAACTAAACGAAGGATGGCTGATGCGACGAGCGACGGGCTATCGTGCACTACTTCGCTGGTGCACACACATAAACTGTTGGAATTAGAGCTAAATTATGGTTCATTTTAATTCGAAATATCAGATAAATCATCATAGTTGTGATAACAAAAATAGGAGCACCGTACATTATGCTTGTGATTGAGACAACAAACATAAATAGAAAGTTTAGCAAGTACCCAGGGGCCGGTGAGGCCAGTGCCGAAGGCACCAAATGCGCCATGTGCCGTTACCCTGATCAGTCGACATTTTGATCGGGCCTGTTCAATGTAGCCGATCAAAGGTTGATGTTGTGCAGACGTTCATAGTGTAGTTGCGCCGCCAGGAAGGAATCATTCATAGCAGCGAGCAGTCGTGCGATGCACCCCCTAAAAACTCGATCACTCTCCACTCGGTGCAGTCTCGAAGAGGGGTGAGTTCCGGAGGCATGTTCTTCCAGCAATCCTGTGCGCCCAGGCTTCTGGAATGGAGATGCAGAGAAGCAGCAACAACAATGGAGCGTTGTTTTCTCGTGTACGGAAGAGGAGAGGAGTGACACAGTGGCGGACCtagaatttaaaattagggtaggcctggtaaaaaaaaattaaagcgCAATCCCGTATGTCTAATAAGACTTCAATAacaatacatatatatatagtaactaTAAATTTATAATAACATAATTAAAAAGGTTCGATAATACGTGCAAATCAACAATTTAGTTGAGAACATGAATATATTACAATTAAGCACTTAATAGAGAGCTAAATTTTCTTATAAAACACGGCAATAATACAAATAGATGCATCAATTATTCGATTAATCACTcaatgtttgaattcaaatgtgaAATTGAGATGGAGTCATTAAATGGAATAAGAGAGAGCAGTACACACGGAAGGGGATAACAATTGGGCAAATGGCTTCTGCCTACAGGGCTGGTGCCCGTGCCCCCTGCCGCTCGCGTCGGGGTGGCCGAGCAGGAGGCCGCGAGTGAAGGCCGATGCGGTGCTGAGGGCTGTGGACGGAGCCGGCCGCGGAGGTGCGCCTCCCATGGCCGCGCGGGGCGCCAGAGGAGCGCGCTCGCCTAGAGGCAAGACCATGCCAGCGCCAGCAGGGACTGCGGGAGTCGATGGTGGTGGGCGCGACGCGGCGTGGGGTAGAGGTGTGCTCCGACAGTGGGcaacggcggcgtggcgcggctgCACGTGAAGGCGCAGGGTCGGGTTCGAAGTGGAACTAGCGGCTTGTctgagagcaactccaacaaatGAGCTAAATGGACTGGATTAGGTAAAAAAATGATAAACCCAATCAAAAGGGCATCTAACAGCTTCGCCTTCGAGCTTTTTGGATTCTGATCATCATGAGAAGTGGGCTTCGGAGAAATGCCATCGTGGGAGCGGGTTTCGCCAATATGCCATTATGAAACACATCACACCCGCTAGAATGCCATTTGAAGGTCTTTACTTAAATTTCTTCCCCTTCTACCCCTGTctctttccttttcctctttTGGACACAGAACGGATCGAGCGCCTGCTCTTGCTCGAGTGCCGGCTCTTGCTCGAGCGCTCGCTCCCCGGCGAGCCCCCCCTCCCTACCCCCTACGCCCTTCCCCCTATGCTGAGGCCTGGCTCCCACGCCACGCCTAGCTCTGGCGGCCGAGCGCGCGTGGACTCCATGACCGTGTTGGACACCATGGCCGGAGCAGGCGAAGAGCCCTTCGCTGTGCAGGCTCCCGCACGTCGCTTGCCTGGTCCTCGAGGCCGCCCACCTCACGGGCTTCGTTGTGGTCGCGCACGCACGCCGCCCTCGTGTTGCTGCTCCTCGATGCGAGCCGGgcctcggcgcgcgcggcggcatcGCCGAGGCAGCCCCGGCGCGGGAGCTGGCCCTCGGAGGTGGCCTCGCTGCGGGAGGTGGCCCTGGGTGGGAGGCGGGCCTGGCGTTGGAGGCATCCCGACGGGGAGGCCATGGGGGAGCACGACGGGGAGGCGCCATTAGTCGCTTGGCCAAGCTGACCTGGGTCGTGCCTTTGGAGCAAGGCTGTCCGCATAGATCACTGTCGTGCAGCATCTATCAAATGCCGGCGTGCAGCCCTGCATGCGCTTGGGTCCCCAATCAGATCTTATCTAGTATCTACGATGGAAGAGAGGAAGAAAAGCGCAGCACCAATCCACATCTTCTGAACCAAAAGTTAAGGGATGTAGCTAGCTTGGTCCAGTACTCTCGAGATGGATATTATTTGAGATCCTGTTGACATGCATGGCTGTTGCTGTCATTTTTGACTTGCGAGTTGCGAGATGGATCGCCTTGTAGCTACCTAGCCTAGGTAATCGTGGTTTAAATTTGCAAAAATTCTTCCAAGTTGAGATGATGAGGAAGTTTGTTAACCTCCGTTCGTCCAGGGACTCCTAGCCTGTTAAATTTGTGACAAAATTCTTCGTAGATACTCACCTCCTTGTATGATTATTTGATCAACGAAGTGTCGTGCTGTTTCAAGAAAGACAAAGAGAAGGAAAATGTGAATTACTGCTACTATTATTGCTTGGTTTGGTGTTGCATTCTCGGTTTTCGACAAGTTAGGCTAATACTCCCTCTGTCTTTATTTACATGTTGTATTAGGTTTGTCTTTTAAGTCAAACTTCGCAACCTTTGACCAAacttatagaaataaataataatatttataataccaaatttgtttcattgaatccGCCATAAATTATACGTTGGATAGTATACTTGTTGCAATATTTCTCTATAGACTTGGTCAAAGTTAGTTAAGTTAAACTTAAgacaaacctaatacgacatgtaaataaaaacggaGGAGTATCTGTAGCATGGTTTTATATGTCTATTCAGATTTCTATACTTCAATTATGAAACGTTAGCATCTATAATGTTAAGAAAAAAATCTTATTGAGTCTCAGTCTCTTGATGTGCTCATATGGGGTAGTATTGTGTGCATACATTTATACAACTGTGTGCTCATGCTTCTATGTTTTCTGTATCTGTACTATGTTAAAAAAACTTTTTTATAATGaatattctttttttaaaaaaacttagTCATAGTAAGTTATTAGATATTGATTTTTTAGAAGCAAATGCACCAATTATTGATATTCAAGTATTTATTTCAGGAGGAGCTATATCTATATTCTTACTGACATGACGGTACCCAACATACATTTGTCAACTATTGACACTTGAGTGTTGGAACGAACTTGGAATTTTAAGAAAAGTAGCACTGAACCAATTATTTGTTGCACAGAGTTCTATTCTACTATTACATTCCAGTATGGAGCTCGAATTTTTGTTTCCTTGTGATCTTAAAATGCTCATGATTTGCATTTTATGTAGATAGTTATCTAACTAATATTTCATTTATTTTACGTCATATATAACTTATATTATGTCCAATAATGATAAAACATGATGTGTGGCACTTCCTAGTACCATCCTTTGTACccattttaattatttaaaaaACTATTATCGATAATACATCACTTGTGCTGATCTAGGTTTTTCTGCCTGTACccaattattattattttttttgaaggtcaccgggaggggagagagTCCCCCACCTGAATTTCATTCATTCAACATTGTGGCGGACCACGAATTACAGAAAAAGCTGCTAACACGGCGCAGCAAGTACTTCAGCAACACAAGGGAAAACGAAGGAGAAGAAACACAACACGACGCAAGTTGAGGCGACCGAACCGACGACTGCCGAGCGACGACTAGcaccaccaccaagaacaacatACTCGTCGGCACACCAGAGCCATCCGACTCAAGCATACCAAAAACGACGATCTCCCTTCGAGCTAACAGGAGCACCCGACGGCGCATCCGGGCTCCACCGACCTGGCATATGATTTACGCACCCCTGTCAACAAGGAGAGCACCGACGGAGCAAAGGTGCCAAGGGGAGGCACACATCGCATCACGACAGAGGCCGAAACGCCAGTGCCAGGCACGACGGCACAAGAGACCTGCAGGAGTTCTTCAAGCCGAAAACACCTCCAAGCGTAGATAGAAGAGGGGCATCGGGTTACCCATGCGAAGGTGAAAAACACCCCCCACGCGCCGGGCGTGGAGTTTTCGCTGCATGGTGGGTGTGAGCACGGTGCAGAGGGGACGCCTCCAGGGTGGGATGCGACGTCCGCAAACGCCACCGTCCAGGCTTTCGCCTTGCCCTCCAGCACCACGACCGGTTGCAGCACCACCACCCGTGAGCCGCCACGGAGCGTGCCCGGCAGCGCTCCCGCTAACAGTGGCGGCACATCACCGCACACCCGTGAGCCGCTGCAAGGCCCACCCAGCAACGCTCCCGCTAACAGTGGAAGCACTGCCACCCGAGAGCTACTGAGTTTAGCTTGTCAAGGAGAAGTTCGGCCACCTGGGAGCTTGGGGCTGCCTGATAACTCGGCGGTGCCGCCCCAATCACCGGCATGTGCTCCCCGCAGCTTGACCCGGCCAGCAGGACGCGAGAGCGGGCCTCCGCCTGACGGTGAAGCTGCGGAGAGAGACACCCGAAGTAGCCCCCCGATGCGGTGCGGACCCGGCCAGCAGGACACGCGAAGCGTGTCGCGTGAGCCTCCGCCTGACGGTACAGCAGCAGCGGGGGAGGCCTCCGACGGCGCCCCAAACCAGTGCTGAGCTCAGAAGAACGGGGTGCCAGACCCGACGAAGTCCGGCATGCCACCACCAGGCACATGGGGAGCGAGGAGCGGCGACAGAGGAGGGGGCAggcacccgcggcggcgccgcccccccACGGCGCGCAGCATGGCGCCCCCGCAGCCCACCACCACCGCTGGTGGCAGCCCAGGCCAGGCGGCGTCAGACGGCCCCCCCGCCCGGGGACGACCAGATCCATGGCCAAGGACCACGGATCCAGAGGTGAGGGCCTCGGATCTGGCCGGAGACATGCCGGAGCCCCACCGGACGCCGGCgaatgggagggaggggaggaacGGGAGGGAAGCGGacggggagaggaggaggcgcgggaggGGTTCACGGGGAGCCGGCTTGGGCCGACCTCCgccgctggccggcggcggcggcggcggcggcgacggccgtcgAGGGCGCTGCGGgaggggctggcggcggcgcggttttTGTCGCCCCGGACGGGATGACACGAGGGCCCGAGAGGATTTTTCTCTCTCCGATCGTGCCCTTCTGCTCTCTGTACCCAATTATCAATGGTAGTCTAGTCATGAGCAGCACAGCCTAGACTGACAATATACTCAATTTTGTCATGAGAAATAATCCTGCACCAACTGATTAAAACCTTGCAACCTTTTCTGATAAATGAGAATCTCCAGAGCATGCAGTTCCTTCCTGTAGTAGTTTACCCGCCAGCCTACCACATATAATTGGGCACCGGCAGCAAAACCTAGACCACCAAGTGATGGTCATGATTAAACTAGGGACCAGCATCTTTATTTTTGCAATGTAAAGCCACCAAGATGCAGGCAGCAAGCCAAAACAGTGACTTTCAGTTCACACATGGCCATGAGATAGCTGAGTTATTGAACGAGCACGGCATGGATGCATGTGACTTTCATCCCCTGCCACCCAACCCCTACCATGCCTGCCTGGTGGTGCCTTGATGCTTATCTGAAATCTATGCAAACCTACCA
This portion of the Panicum virgatum strain AP13 chromosome 2N, P.virgatum_v5, whole genome shotgun sequence genome encodes:
- the LOC120659548 gene encoding uncharacterized protein LOC120659548: MWGAARRRGACRQATAWLLQRMETSDGRRVPRSAPAGPRAVSPSPCTQRRGDSTRSTVRRWRGHGRACRWSSSTCYGRPSTTPSGSVRCSERRRAWEDVQGLKRPQGVTRGVPHLPPSPAPRRRPLYLSLPLCSPPFPFSWSVMVNHQRFPVGSFALAMAHAHHFFSSPAGNAIAAFVAVLWDIRKLYDEWFADEQDVHQSGLVFFRVGLTQMEVRQLTQMDWR